From Leopardus geoffroyi isolate Oge1 chromosome B4, O.geoffroyi_Oge1_pat1.0, whole genome shotgun sequence, a single genomic window includes:
- the LOC123591567 gene encoding tubulin alpha-1C chain, giving the protein MRECISIHVGQAGVQIGNACWELYCLEHGIQPDGQMPSDKTIGGGDDSFNTFFSETGAGKHVPRAVFVDLEPTVIDEVRTGTYRQLFHPEQLITGKEDAANNYARGHYTIGKEIIDLVLDRIRKLADQCTGLQGFLVFHSFGGGTGSGFTSLLMERLSVDYGKKSKLEFSIYPAPQVSTAVVEPYNSILTTHTTLEHSDCAFMVDNEAIYDICRRNLDIERPTYTNLNRLISQIVSSITASLRFDGALNVDLTEFQTNLVPYPRIHFPLATYAPVISAEKAYHEQLTVAEITNACFEPANQMVKCDPRHGKYMACCLLYRGDVVPKDVNAAIATIKTKRTIQFVDWCPTGFKVGINYQPPTVVPGGDLAKVQRAVCMLSNTTAIAEAWARLDHKFDLMYAKRAFVHWYVGEGMEEGEFSEAREDMAALEKDYEEVGADSAEGEDEGEEY; this is encoded by the exons CGTGAGTGCATCTCCATCCACGTTGGCCAGGCTGGTGTTCAGATCGGCAATGCCTGCTGGGAGCTCTATTGCCTGGAACACGGCATCCAGCCCGATGGCCAGATGCCAAGTGACAAGACCATTGGGGGAGGAGATGACTCCTTCAACACCTTCTTCAGTGAGACGGGCGCTGGCAAGCATGTGCCCAGGGCAGTGTTTGTAGACCTGGAACCCACAGTCATTG atGAAGTTCGCACTGGCACCTACCGCCAGCTCTTCCATCCTGAGCAGCTCATCACGGGCAAGGAAGATGCTGCCAATAACTATGCCCGAGGGCACTACACCATCGGCAAGGAGATCATCGACCTTGTCTTGGACCGAATTCGGAAACTG gccGACCAGTGCACGGGTCTCCAGGGCTTCTTGGTTTTCCACAGCTTTGGAGGGGGAACTGGTTCCGGGTTCACCTCCCTGCTGATGGAACGTCTCTCTGTCGATTATGGCAAGAAGTCCAAGCTGGAGTTCTCCATTTACCCAGCCCCCCAGGTTTCCACTGCTGTCGTTGAGCCCTACAACTCCATCCTCACTACCCACACCACCCTGGAGCACTCTGATTGTGCCTTCATGGTAGACAACGAGGCCATCTATGACATCTGTCGTAGAAACCTCGATATCGAACGCCCAACCTACACTAACCTTAACCGCCTTATTAGCCAGATTGTGTCTTCCATCACTGCTTCCCTCAGATTTGATGGAGCCCTGAATGTGGATCTGACAGAATTCCAGACCAACCTGGTGCCCTATCCCCGCATCCACTTCCCTCTGGCCACATATGCCCCTGTCATCTCTGCTGAGAAAGCCTACCATGAACAGCTTACTGTAGCAGAGATCACCAATGCGTGCTTTGAGCCAGCCAACCAGATGGTGAAATGCGACCCCCGCCATGGTAAATACATGGCTTGCTGCCTGTTGTACCGTGGTGATGTGGTTCCCAAAGATGTCAATGCTGCCATTGCCACCATCAAGACCAAGCGTACCATCCAGTTCGTGGACTGGTGCCCCACTGGCTTCAAAGTTGGCATTAATTACCAGCCTCCCACTGTGGTACCTGGTGGAGACCTGGCCAAAGTACAGCGAGCTGTGTGCATGCTGAGCAACACCACAGCCATTGCTGAGGCCTGGGCTCGCCTGGACCACAAGTTTGACCTGATGTATGCCAAGCGTGCCTTTGTTCACTGGTATGTGGGTGAGGGCATGGAGGAAGGAGAGTTTTCTGAGGCCCGTGAGGACATGGCTGCCCTTGAGAAGGATTATGAGGAGGTTGGAGCAGATAGTGCTGAGGGAGAGGATGAGGGTGAAGAGTATTAA